AGAAAAGAAAGCATACCTTGGAGTCAACCAGCAACAACACTCTTACGCCGGATATGCTGATAAATCTTCAAATATTGGACTCTTCTTAATTTGTAACAATTAATGTTTCATATAAGAACAAAAAATGTTACAAATTCAGCCCGGCTCACTAATACAGATAAACATCCGCCGCAACCACCGCTCACTCTTTAGTTGCCCTATCAGTAACTCCGCCACATCCGCCCACGAGATTCTCGTCCCACCCCGCGGCAAAGCCTCCCTATCCACTCGGTAACGCCCCTCGCAGGCTCGCTCGTCAGCATTGGCGACATTACCACCGTCCGGTCGAGCGACGAGTCCAATGCCCCGCTGACCCCAGTGTGACGATCCGACCACCCCGAACTCACCCATCGCGTCCACAATGGACGGCACTATTCGCTCGAGAACACCCGCTCACCTCAGCGACTCGGCACCCAACGCCGAGGGCTACGCGTTCTCCCCATGGATCGTGTCGTAGACCGCTCGCAATGTGAAAATGTCGCACCCGATCACGGTCGGGTGGTCCAGGTAGGGAAACTTCACAGGCCTCCGCAGCAGCGCCGTCACCTCGTATTCGGCAGCCAGGCATCGCTCCATCAACAGCAAACCCGTAGCATCCGAAGCTCCAAAGAGGGCAACCTTCATCGCGGCCATCTCCGCGTTGCCGCCTTGCCCAAATAGAGAAACAATCCAAATATCCACAGGGAGCGGTGCAAAGAGTGGAAAAATGGACACTTATATCTGGTTAAGCATTCAATGACTTGGAACCTATTCCCACTTTTTGAACAGGGTTTTCTACCCGGTTTTTAAAACACCTTGTGGATAAATAGGACATCCTGGGACACTTCCAAAGGTTTCCACCCTGCTTTACCTTCTATTCGAATCCGGTTGTCCACATTTCTAAATCGAGACACGCCATTAAGTCCTTCATTCCAAAAGGCTCTAGCCTTATATCCACATTTCAAACGCAAACGGTTAAGGCTTCTGTTCTTTATTGCCTTTTCACTGTTATTTCTTAGAAGCGTTCGCGCCCGTCCCTTTGGCATTGGTTTTGGCCGCAAAAGTAAAGTCCCCGCGCCCCACATAACCGGTATCTTTTGCACAGGCACTTGTATTACCCCAAAAAGGTCCGTGCCCACTAGAATCAAACTCATCCGGTGAATCCGCCGTTGCAAGATCCAAGTTCCTCCTGGAGAACTCCCTTTGACGACCACGACCACGACCGAGACCCCCGAGACCTCTACCTCCGCATCTGTCCCGACCGGCAACCTCGAAATCACGGTCTCCCGCGCCGAGCTGCTGCGCGAGCTGACCGCGGCCCAGTCGGTCGTCGAGCGCAAGACCACCATCCCGATCCTGTCGAACTTCCTGTTTGAGACGACGACCGAGGGTGAGGGCGGCGGTCGCCTGACCATCTCGGCCACGGATCTGGACCAGAGCCTGCGCACGAGCTGCCCGGCCAAGGTGAAGAAGGCCGGTGCCTGCACGATCCCGGCGCGCAAGCTCTTCGACTACATCAAGCTGCTGCCAGAGGGCGAGATATCCATCAAGCTGATGGACAACCACTGGGTCCAGATCCGCGCGGGCCGCTCGAACACCAAAATGGTGGGCATGGCGCGCGCCAACTTCCCCCAGATCCCCGAGTTTCCGGTCACGGGTGCTTATAAGGTTTCGGTTGCGTCGCTTAAGAACATGATCTCGAAGACCATCTTCGCCATCTCGAACGAGGAGAGCCGCTACACACTCAACGGCGCGCTGCTGGTCCTGAAGGCGGAGTCGATGGCTATGGTGGCGACCGACGGCCATCGCCTGGCGCACGTGGAGAAGCATGGCGAGGTGCTCGAGGGCATCTCCGGCGAGAAGAAGACGCTGATCCCGCGCAAGGCGCTTGCGGAGCTGTCGTCGCTGCTGGGCTCGAGCGATGCTGAGACGCTGGACTTCGCCGATGATGAGTCCACACTCTTCTTCCGCGTGGGTGGCCGTGTTCTGACCAGCCGCAAGCTCACCGGCCAGTTCCCCAACTACGAGGCCGTGCTGCCGCGCGACAACAACAAGTTCGTCATCGTCCGCTCGGAAGACCTGATGGCCTGCATCCAGCGTGTGGCGCAGTTTGCCGACGAGCGTTCGGGCGCGATCAAGATTCGTCTGGAGCAGAACGAGTTGAAGCTCTCCAGCTCCTCCACCGACTCGGGCGAGTCCGAGGACTCTATCGAGACGCCGTACAACTACGACGCGCTGGTCGTGGGCTTCAACTCGCAGTACCTGATCGACTTCCTGAAGGCCATCGGCAACACGGGAGAGGTTCGGCTGGAGTTCAAGGACGCCCAATCGGCTGGCCAGATGCGGCCTGAAGACGGCAACGAAGACGTAAAGTACCGCTACATCCTGATGCCCATGCGCATCTGACGATCTGCCATCGAGGCACTACGCCTTCGGCGTGAAACCTTAAAAAACAGCAGCAACGGCAACGGCTCTCGTTACATGCGGGGGCCGTTTGTTATTGGAGAAACACGCGCTGCGTCCAGAACCGTATGAAGTGTTCTGGAGTGAGGGCGTTTTGCTTTTGTTGCTATGGACTACCCAAATCAGTGAACGGCCTCGCCCTTGGGCATTCCCTCGCCGGGCTTGTTCTTGCTGAGCAGGAACGCCAGCAGCACCATCAGGCACGACATCCAGGCCAGCATCCGGTAGACGTCCACGTAGCCCTGCGCGGTGGCCTGCTGGTTCAGTTGCTGATAGATCATCGCCTGCCCCGCCTGTTCGCCCGCCGCGCCGCCGCCCAGATAGCCCTTGAACATCGTCACCGCCTGTTGGAAGGGCTGGCTGCCGAACTGCATGTGGTCGGCCAGTCGGTTCTGGTGGAAGAGCGAGCGGTTGGTGACCAGCGCGCCCGTCACCGCGATAAAGATGCTGCCGCCCACGTTGCGCGCGAAGTTGATGAGACCCGAGACCTGGTTCGAGGCCTCGCGCGGCAGCCCCACGTAGGCCGCGTTCGTGATCGAGATGAAGCAGAACGGGATCGGCACCATCTGCAACACGCGCAGAAACTGCGCCTGGCCGAAGCTCATATCCAGCGTCACGTGAGTGGAGACCCAGTAGTACGCGCAGGCAAAGGCCGTAAAGCCCAACGCGGCCAGATTACGCGCGGCGAACTTACCCGTCGCTATGCCTGCCAGCGGCATCACGATCACCAGCGCCACGCCGCCTGCCGTCAGGGCCATGCCCGCGTTGGTGGCGGTGTAGCCCAGCAGTTGTTGCAGGAACTGCGGCTGCAACACGGTCGCGGCGTTCAGGACGCCGCCCACCAGCATCATCAGGAAGCAGCAGATGGCGAAGTTCTTGAACTTGAAGAGCTTCAGGTTCATTAGCGGGGCCTTATGCCGCCACTCCCACCAGATCAGTCCGATCATGCCCACGACGAACATCACTCCGAAGAACCGGATGAAGCTGGAAGCGAACCAGTCATTCTCCTCGCCCTTGTCCAGCATGATCTGGAGGCCGCCCATGGCGAGGCTCAGCAGGGTGAGGCCGATGTAGTCCAGCCGCCGCAGGTTGTCGCGGTCGGCCTTGATCCAGGGCGGGTCCTGCACCAGCCGCTGCGTCAGGATCAGCGCCAGGATGCCGACCGGGATGTTGATGTAGAAGATCCAGCGCCAGGAGTAGTTATCGGTGATCCAGCCGCCCAGCGTGGGCCCGATGGAGGGCGCGAGCACGGCGACGAGGCCATACAGCGCGAAGGCCTGGCCGCGCTTCTTCTCCTCGAAGCTGTCGGCCATGATGGCCTGCGCCATGGGTTGCAGGCCGCCGCCGCCGATGCCCTGGATGACGCGGCAGATGAGCAGGATCGGCAGCGAGGGTGCGATGCCGCAGAGGAAGCTGGCAATCGTGAAGATCACGATGCAGGTCATGAAGAAGTTGCGGCGGCCGATGACCGAGGACGCCCATCCGCCCACCGGCAGAATGATGGCATTCGAGACCAGATAGCTGGTCAGGACCCAGGTTCCCTGGTCTGTGGAGGCACCCAGGTTGCCCGCGATATGCGGTAGCGCGACGTTGGCGATCGAGGTGTCGAGCACCTCCATGAACGCGGCCAGCGCGACCGTTGCGGCGATCAGCCAGGGATTCGCCTTCGGTCGCCAGTTGCTGTCATGTTCCAGATCGGCCAAGGTCTCTCCTCGGTGTCCTACGGCATGAGCTTACCTTGAAGATAACTCAAGCCATAAGACCCCGAGGATAAAAGAAGGGATGCTTGATTCCCGGGTTAAAGTCTGTCGAATCAAGTGAGAATGGCGGTTGCGGATCGTGCTCCGCCGCTGGGCGCTCCAGCTTCGGCCCGGACCTTCAGGCCCTCCAGCCACATCTGGTGCATCCGCTGCTTGCGTGTGGGCATCAGCATCTTGCCCAGACGGACGAGCCAGCCGGTCTGAGTCTCCTCGGTCAGTACGTGCGTCGTGCCGTCTTCCTGCGGGGTCAGGACCCACGCATGATAGGCGTTCAGGCCGATGCCGTGGCAGTCCCAGCCCAGCCGTGCGGGGGCCTCAAACTCCAGCACCTTGGACGTGATGCGCACGCCGAAGGTGTTCCAGCGGATGCGGCTGCGGTTGCGCAGGTTGGGGCCGGAGGTGGAGACAAAGTGGATGTGGGCCGCATTGGAGTACCAATCCGGCCAGCTTTCGGCGCGGATCAGCCACGCCCAGATCGTCTCGGGCGACGCGGCGATGGTGATCTCGTTGTGGCAGAACACGTCGGCCTTCGCCGGAAGGTAGCGTTCGGGCCAGCGAACCTGGGTTGTCTCAGTCGTTAGCAAATCGGTCCTCTGCATATCTCTTTGTCTCCTGCTTTGGACGTTGGCTGATGTGTCTTCGCCTCAAAAATGTCGGGGCAAACTTGGAATAGGGGAATAGCGATGCAAACAACGGGTCGAAAGTCCGGTTCCGTTTGAAGGGAGCTGCAGGCTGGTTTTGGAGGCGACGTTGTCTGGCTTGGTCGGTTGAGACTGGCAGGAAGTGCCACTCTGGCTGGGTAAATCATACCCCAGATCCTGCTTCGGTCAAGGCACTTCGTGCCGTTCTCGGGGTAGGATGGGCGGGATCATCCGCATAGGGCCTCCCGTTGGTCGGCAGCGAACATTGCTCATTTCGCCCCGAGAACGGTGCGAATCGCTATTGACGTAGCTCGACTACCGTTGCTCCCTGGCCTCCCTCGTTGTGGCTTGGCTCGGCGAAGGTCGCGACGTGCGGGTGAGATTTCAGGAACTCGCGCAATGTGCGCCGCAGCACTCCCATTCCCGTCCCGTGCACGATCCGCACTCGAGGCAGACCGGCCAGAAACGCCCGGTCCAGATACCGTGATACCTCATCCTCCGCCTCAGCCGCTGTGCGCCCGATCACATTAATCTCCTGGCTCAGGTAATCCGAGTCGTCCCGCGTCTGAACCGTGACCCCACCTCTGCGCCGCGCGGCCTCGAGCGGTGTTGCCACTCTCACGGTTTCGACCTCGCCGATATCGCCTCGAGCCACCCGCATCTTCATCTGTCCCATCGAGACCTCGAAGTGCGTGGCGTCGATGATCCGGTCCACACGCGCCTGCCGCCCCAGCGACTTCAGCGTCACCAGATCGCCGGGTTTGATTGGCTTAGTCTCGTTCTTCAGCGGGTTGGGCGCGGCCTTGGGATCGTTGCGGTCGGCCCCGGTGTTGTGGGCCAGAACGGTGGAGCTGAACTGCTCGGAGAACTCCCGCCGCAGCGTGGCCATGCGCAGCGCCGATCCGCGTGCGATTTTGGCCGCGACGGTTTTGTCGTCGATGGCCTTCACCGCGTCCTTCAGTTGGGCGTCGAAGTCCTCTAGCAGCGAGTTCAGCTTGGAC
This is a stretch of genomic DNA from Granulicella sp. WH15. It encodes these proteins:
- the dnaN gene encoding DNA polymerase III subunit beta, translated to MTTTTTTETPETSTSASVPTGNLEITVSRAELLRELTAAQSVVERKTTIPILSNFLFETTTEGEGGGRLTISATDLDQSLRTSCPAKVKKAGACTIPARKLFDYIKLLPEGEISIKLMDNHWVQIRAGRSNTKMVGMARANFPQIPEFPVTGAYKVSVASLKNMISKTIFAISNEESRYTLNGALLVLKAESMAMVATDGHRLAHVEKHGEVLEGISGEKKTLIPRKALAELSSLLGSSDAETLDFADDESTLFFRVGGRVLTSRKLTGQFPNYEAVLPRDNNKFVIVRSEDLMACIQRVAQFADERSGAIKIRLEQNELKLSSSSTDSGESEDSIETPYNYDALVVGFNSQYLIDFLKAIGNTGEVRLEFKDAQSAGQMRPEDGNEDVKYRYILMPMRI
- a CDS encoding DHA2 family efflux MFS transporter permease subunit, with product MADLEHDSNWRPKANPWLIAATVALAAFMEVLDTSIANVALPHIAGNLGASTDQGTWVLTSYLVSNAIILPVGGWASSVIGRRNFFMTCIVIFTIASFLCGIAPSLPILLICRVIQGIGGGGLQPMAQAIMADSFEEKKRGQAFALYGLVAVLAPSIGPTLGGWITDNYSWRWIFYINIPVGILALILTQRLVQDPPWIKADRDNLRRLDYIGLTLLSLAMGGLQIMLDKGEENDWFASSFIRFFGVMFVVGMIGLIWWEWRHKAPLMNLKLFKFKNFAICCFLMMLVGGVLNAATVLQPQFLQQLLGYTATNAGMALTAGGVALVIVMPLAGIATGKFAARNLAALGFTAFACAYYWVSTHVTLDMSFGQAQFLRVLQMVPIPFCFISITNAAYVGLPREASNQVSGLINFARNVGGSIFIAVTGALVTNRSLFHQNRLADHMQFGSQPFQQAVTMFKGYLGGGAAGEQAGQAMIYQQLNQQATAQGYVDVYRMLAWMSCLMVLLAFLLSKNKPGEGMPKGEAVH
- a CDS encoding SRPBCC domain-containing protein; this encodes MQRTDLLTTETTQVRWPERYLPAKADVFCHNEITIAASPETIWAWLIRAESWPDWYSNAAHIHFVSTSGPNLRNRSRIRWNTFGVRITSKVLEFEAPARLGWDCHGIGLNAYHAWVLTPQEDGTTHVLTEETQTGWLVRLGKMLMPTRKQRMHQMWLEGLKVRAEAGAPSGGARSATAILT